From a region of the Paenibacillus lutimineralis genome:
- a CDS encoding CPBP family intramembrane glutamic endopeptidase yields MREEMRRFLFYTFVTSWVIWGGLALITQLKWMKFGTPFSMILFILGGVTPAICEIWLKKKYSSKEEFRSFINNIKNPRHPFLWYILTVGLAFAACFLPTLWGGASMENPLYLAFIEFPIMIIGGGLEEIGWRGYLQPTLQKKWSPFNSTLIVGGIWTIWHLPLWFVVGSNQMNMNFLWFMLSALALSFLLTVIYSATNSIFLCIIFHALINSFWDVYIPNTNVTSGLFTLLYALFIFAAFEFYRNKNQSKI; encoded by the coding sequence TTGAGAGAAGAGATGCGAAGATTTCTATTTTATACTTTTGTAACGTCGTGGGTTATATGGGGCGGGTTAGCGTTAATAACACAGCTCAAATGGATGAAGTTCGGTACTCCCTTTTCAATGATATTGTTTATTCTTGGTGGTGTCACCCCTGCCATTTGCGAGATTTGGCTGAAAAAGAAATATAGCTCTAAAGAAGAGTTTAGATCATTTATTAATAATATTAAAAATCCGAGACATCCATTCTTATGGTACATACTTACAGTGGGACTTGCATTTGCGGCGTGTTTTTTGCCAACGCTTTGGGGTGGAGCATCCATGGAGAATCCTCTATATCTGGCATTCATTGAATTTCCTATCATGATTATCGGAGGTGGGTTAGAAGAGATTGGCTGGCGCGGCTATTTACAGCCTACGTTGCAGAAAAAATGGTCGCCATTTAATAGTACGCTCATTGTGGGTGGTATTTGGACAATATGGCATCTGCCATTATGGTTTGTGGTTGGTTCAAATCAAATGAATATGAACTTCCTCTGGTTCATGCTAAGCGCCTTGGCATTATCTTTTCTGTTGACGGTTATATATTCAGCGACCAACAGCATTTTCTTATGTATTATTTTTCATGCCCTTATTAATTCATTCTGGGATGTATATATTCCAAATACAAATGTTACATCTGGTTTATTTACACTTTTGTATGCACTCTTTATTTTTGCTGCATTTGAATTCTATCGAAATAAAAATCAATCAAAAATATGA
- a CDS encoding M15 family metallopeptidase, with translation MKKAILIFAVAACLLSACDKPTNTAAMNQNVQKEKQNVLKEEENVQKEKENSVGSSEAPVQNSGEITASASSKGKKSDSSTTDNGTSLSGKGGTDDIQTIANPASIDVLVNKQHKLPENYAPDDLVYPNVRFTFKEKIKKRMMREEAAQALEKLFKAADKDGLPLAGVSAYRSHKRQKTLFEAYVKKDGEEKARTYSAYPGTSEHETGLAIDVTKSDGSCAATGCFAGTPEAEWLAEHAHEFGFIIRYPEGKENITGYTYEPWHLRYVGQSEADNMFKNDLTFEEYADQALVATGS, from the coding sequence TTGAAAAAAGCAATACTGATCTTTGCCGTTGCGGCATGCCTTCTGAGCGCCTGCGACAAACCTACGAATACGGCTGCCATGAATCAAAACGTACAGAAGGAAAAACAAAATGTACTGAAGGAAGAGGAGAACGTACAGAAGGAAAAGGAGAACAGTGTGGGCAGCAGCGAAGCACCCGTTCAGAACAGCGGGGAAATCACCGCCTCTGCTTCGAGTAAAGGCAAAAAAAGCGACTCGAGTACCACGGACAACGGGACAAGTCTTTCAGGGAAAGGTGGAACCGACGATATTCAAACCATCGCCAATCCCGCCTCCATAGACGTGCTCGTAAACAAGCAGCATAAGTTGCCAGAGAACTATGCGCCAGATGATCTGGTATACCCGAACGTACGCTTTACATTTAAAGAGAAGATCAAAAAGCGCATGATGCGGGAAGAGGCTGCGCAGGCCCTCGAGAAATTGTTCAAGGCTGCAGACAAGGACGGCTTGCCGCTCGCAGGAGTATCCGCTTACCGTTCCCACAAGAGACAAAAAACGTTGTTTGAAGCATATGTCAAAAAGGACGGCGAAGAAAAGGCACGTACTTATAGTGCTTATCCGGGCACCAGCGAGCATGAAACCGGACTCGCCATCGACGTGACCAAATCGGACGGCAGTTGCGCCGCAACAGGCTGTTTCGCCGGCACACCGGAAGCGGAATGGCTTGCGGAGCATGCACATGAATTCGGCTTTATCATTCGATACCCGGAAGGAAAAGAAAACATTACAGGCTACACTTACGAGCCTTGGCATCTTCGTTACGTGGGTCAGTCTGAGGCAGATAACATGTTCAAAAATGATCTTACATTCGAGGAATATGCAGACCAGGCACTTGTGGCAACCGGTTCATGA
- a CDS encoding DUF4832 domain-containing protein, translated as MTSIAYFRIYWKYIEQEKGNYNWELIDKALETARVRKQTLMLRIAPYGANDEEDVPAWYRELLGKPPEKFDGPGWMVDAEDPTYAEYFGGFIRALGRRYDGHPDMESVDLSIVGSWGEGIGSNLLTRTTREALVDAYTDSFKETPLVMLLTDKKTNSYGLSQADVGWRVDCLGDVCGKAWDFSDDWSHMNDYYPQQLIRSGMQEAWKKAPVSLEVCWVVQHWKDKGWDIDYIIDQSLKWHISSFNAKSSPIPKEWEPNVNRWLNKMGYRLALRKFSFPETVKPGGKLAFASWWENLGVAPCYKKFPLALRLKGDQSTQVFITDANICDWLPGDSLFDSAVWIPADMPLGNYQLEIAILHGHTHQPAIQLANTGRQPDGWYVLGNVEVQLELESPDVIE; from the coding sequence ATGACTTCAATCGCTTATTTCAGAATCTACTGGAAATACATAGAGCAGGAAAAAGGCAACTACAATTGGGAGCTCATTGACAAAGCGCTCGAGACGGCCCGTGTGCGCAAACAAACGCTAATGCTTCGAATTGCCCCATATGGTGCAAACGATGAAGAAGACGTTCCCGCCTGGTACCGAGAATTACTAGGGAAACCGCCCGAAAAGTTTGATGGTCCCGGTTGGATGGTGGATGCGGAAGACCCTACTTATGCCGAATATTTCGGAGGTTTTATCCGCGCTTTGGGAAGAAGATACGACGGTCACCCGGATATGGAAAGTGTCGATCTGTCCATTGTAGGCTCCTGGGGTGAAGGTATCGGTTCAAATTTATTAACCCGTACAACTAGAGAGGCGCTGGTGGATGCGTATACGGATTCCTTCAAAGAAACACCACTAGTGATGCTACTGACCGATAAGAAGACGAACAGCTATGGTTTGTCCCAAGCCGATGTGGGCTGGCGTGTTGATTGTCTAGGAGATGTGTGTGGCAAAGCGTGGGACTTTTCTGATGACTGGTCGCATATGAACGATTATTATCCGCAGCAACTTATACGCTCAGGGATGCAGGAAGCGTGGAAGAAGGCTCCCGTTTCGCTGGAGGTATGCTGGGTGGTCCAACATTGGAAAGACAAGGGATGGGATATCGATTATATTATTGATCAATCGTTGAAATGGCATATTTCGTCCTTTAACGCAAAGTCTTCACCAATCCCCAAGGAATGGGAGCCGAACGTGAACCGTTGGCTTAATAAAATGGGTTATCGCTTGGCATTACGCAAATTTTCGTTCCCTGAGACGGTAAAACCGGGTGGTAAGCTTGCGTTTGCTTCTTGGTGGGAGAATTTAGGTGTCGCTCCGTGCTACAAGAAATTCCCTTTGGCTCTGAGACTTAAAGGCGACCAATCCACCCAAGTTTTCATCACGGATGCCAATATCTGCGATTGGCTCCCCGGAGACAGCCTTTTCGACAGCGCCGTATGGATTCCGGCAGATATGCCATTGGGGAATTACCAGCTTGAGATTGCCATTTTACATGGGCATACTCATCAGCCTGCCATACAACTGGCCAATACCGGAAGACAACCGGACGGGTGGTATGTACTTGGCAATGTGGAAGTGCAGCTTGAACTTGAATCGCCTGATGTAATCGAATAG
- a CDS encoding class I SAM-dependent methyltransferase, giving the protein MDKDSVNRPNIIGGSEVGVAISVDMDKNVVHQTNSLFWDTKGSDILGATSLPLYGAFVSEESCQLFGDVSGKKMLEIGCGSGQSLQYLGERNASELWGTDISENQIEKTRQHLTACGLSAQLICSPMEDKCGIPEDYFDFVYSVYAIGWTTDLEGTFCRIASYLKKDGVFIFSWSHPIHKCVAAEDNMLVFKKSYFDESWYSVSLGESTLTLSDRKLSTYINALSKAGFVIEQMLEQSDVEILQSCDDNNDFANKAKMLPVTFVIKARKL; this is encoded by the coding sequence ATGGACAAGGATTCTGTTAATAGACCAAACATTATTGGCGGTAGCGAGGTTGGCGTCGCCATCTCGGTCGACATGGACAAGAATGTTGTTCACCAAACAAACAGCTTATTTTGGGACACAAAAGGAAGTGACATCTTAGGAGCAACCTCGCTTCCGCTCTATGGAGCATTTGTCTCAGAAGAAAGCTGTCAATTATTTGGTGATGTCTCAGGGAAAAAGATGCTGGAGATCGGCTGTGGTAGTGGTCAATCCTTGCAATATCTGGGGGAACGCAATGCATCTGAACTATGGGGTACGGATATATCAGAGAACCAAATCGAAAAGACAAGGCAGCATTTGACCGCGTGCGGTCTTTCCGCGCAATTGATCTGTTCTCCTATGGAAGATAAATGTGGCATACCAGAGGATTATTTTGATTTTGTTTATTCGGTTTATGCCATAGGCTGGACCACAGACCTGGAGGGTACTTTTTGCCGGATTGCTTCTTACCTTAAAAAAGACGGCGTATTTATTTTCAGTTGGTCTCACCCTATACACAAATGTGTTGCTGCAGAAGATAATATGCTTGTTTTTAAAAAAAGTTATTTCGATGAATCTTGGTATTCAGTATCTCTTGGCGAAAGTACGCTAACCTTATCGGACCGTAAACTATCAACTTATATAAATGCGCTATCAAAAGCGGGATTTGTTATTGAGCAAATGCTTGAGCAATCTGATGTTGAAATATTACAATCATGCGACGATAACAACGATTTTGCAAACAAAGCAAAGATGCTTCCTGTAACTTTTGTAATCAAAGCAAGAAAACTATAG
- a CDS encoding helix-turn-helix domain-containing protein, whose product MPQIDRYKNRTVYIEFAAVENLSILPYPERLTLILITSGSMSGTLNERPISISAPGVLCLAEDDDIKVMEKHNIAAQSFRFHSEFLNTITLSEMQGYFSTVPRIQTGLSLFQRDDPYTAAPHITEIAYPLLFEWFFILGMEVQAQSDARWVCRVKKYLIQILGLLEDLNRNSEQSPVDSVLEYIHTNYSNKISLEDLTNCAHLNRVTLNKLFQDRCGNTAMGYLLSHRLKVACELLTHTGMKLDEIARATGFEYDTYFIKQFTAKKGISPTKYRNISRKFSTVQ is encoded by the coding sequence ATGCCACAAATAGATCGATACAAAAACCGAACCGTATATATTGAATTTGCCGCAGTGGAGAATCTTAGCATTCTTCCTTATCCTGAACGTCTTACTCTGATCCTCATTACCTCAGGAAGTATGAGTGGGACATTAAACGAACGACCGATATCCATCTCCGCTCCCGGTGTCCTTTGTTTGGCCGAAGATGATGATATAAAAGTAATGGAGAAACACAACATTGCCGCACAATCCTTTCGTTTTCATTCCGAATTTCTTAACACCATAACTCTTTCCGAAATGCAGGGCTACTTTTCAACGGTTCCGAGAATACAAACCGGTCTTTCGCTATTTCAAAGAGATGATCCATATACAGCAGCACCCCATATCACTGAGATAGCATATCCGCTTTTATTTGAATGGTTCTTTATTCTAGGTATGGAAGTGCAGGCGCAAAGTGATGCACGCTGGGTGTGCAGAGTAAAAAAATACCTCATTCAAATTTTAGGCTTGCTGGAGGATTTAAATCGAAATAGTGAACAATCACCTGTAGATTCGGTATTAGAATATATACACACGAACTATTCCAATAAGATTTCTTTGGAAGATCTGACGAATTGCGCTCATTTAAACCGTGTGACTCTTAATAAATTGTTTCAGGACAGATGCGGAAATACGGCAATGGGCTACTTGCTTTCACATCGTTTGAAAGTGGCTTGTGAACTTTTAACTCATACAGGTATGAAGCTTGATGAAATTGCACGCGCTACTGGATTTGAGTATGATACTTACTTTATCAAGCAATTTACGGCTAAAAAGGGCATCTCACCTACAAAGTATAGGAACATCAGTCGTAAATTTTCTACTGTCCAATAG
- a CDS encoding epoxide hydrolase family protein, with product MAIERFHIHVSDEILDDLKYRLHHIRWPDQVENAGWEHGTELSYLKSLVSYWKDHYDWRAQESKLNLLSQFFCNIDGIDVHFVHERGKGPNPLPIILTHGWPDSYLRYQKIIPLLTDPTSYGGNPEDSFDVIVPSLPGFGFSGRPKHSGVNNFRVSEMWAKLMTKELGYKKFAAAGGDIGSGVTRYLAANHPELLFGIHLTDVGIIRNLIASSDQVKLSEEELRYKKNASEWIAQEGGYMSLQSTRPQTLAYGLSDSPAGLAGWIIEKYRAWSDCNGNLQHKFSEDELITYIMIYWVTNTSGSSARMYYENSHSLPPLGYIEVPTGIALFPADILLPPKEWVTRNLNVTRWTSLPRGGHFTALEEPELLAEDIRAFYKPFRAKINTK from the coding sequence ATGGCTATTGAACGTTTTCATATTCATGTCTCAGACGAGATCCTGGATGATCTAAAATACAGACTGCATCATATTCGTTGGCCGGATCAAGTGGAAAATGCAGGCTGGGAACATGGTACAGAATTAAGTTATTTAAAGTCGCTCGTCTCGTACTGGAAGGACCATTATGATTGGCGTGCCCAAGAATCCAAATTGAACCTCTTATCCCAGTTTTTCTGCAATATTGACGGCATAGATGTGCACTTCGTACATGAGCGTGGTAAAGGGCCCAACCCCTTGCCCATTATTCTTACCCACGGATGGCCCGACAGTTACCTTCGTTACCAGAAGATCATCCCTCTTCTTACCGATCCTACCAGCTACGGCGGTAATCCTGAGGACTCTTTTGATGTGATTGTCCCTTCCCTACCCGGATTTGGGTTCTCTGGCCGCCCCAAACATTCTGGCGTCAACAATTTTCGCGTCTCGGAAATGTGGGCAAAGCTCATGACAAAAGAATTAGGCTACAAAAAATTTGCCGCTGCAGGTGGGGATATTGGCTCCGGTGTTACAAGATATCTGGCAGCAAACCATCCAGAACTATTATTCGGAATCCACCTTACCGATGTCGGCATAATAAGAAATCTCATAGCTTCATCAGATCAGGTAAAGCTTTCGGAAGAAGAATTGCGATACAAGAAAAATGCTTCGGAATGGATTGCTCAGGAAGGAGGCTACATGTCCCTTCAATCGACACGCCCTCAAACTCTTGCTTATGGACTTTCCGATTCACCGGCAGGTTTGGCTGGATGGATCATTGAGAAATACCGTGCATGGAGCGATTGTAATGGTAATCTCCAGCATAAATTCAGTGAGGATGAGCTAATCACTTATATTATGATTTATTGGGTTACGAACACGAGTGGATCGTCAGCAAGGATGTATTACGAAAATTCTCATTCTTTACCCCCATTAGGTTATATAGAGGTACCGACAGGCATCGCATTATTCCCGGCAGACATCTTGTTGCCGCCTAAAGAATGGGTTACGCGTAACCTTAATGTTACTCGATGGACTTCGTTACCCCGCGGTGGACATTTTACCGCTCTGGAAGAACCCGAGCTTTTGGCTGAGGACATTCGTGCCTTCTACAAGCCGTTTAGAGCGAAAATCAATACTAAATGA
- a CDS encoding arsenic resistance protein has product MFSRESLEKNQIGVYAVALIVGGTVGLLSPRIGSFLEPLVSFIIAVLLFSMFCQIPFLKLREALSNRRFIGALLLVNFILVPLLVFALTKLFPQPSPVLIGVFLVLLTPCIDYVIVFTQLGKGNEKLILASTPVLFVVQMIMLPFYLWLFIGAEASEIVRIGPFVEAFVYLIIVPLFFALAIQFLARKNASGVNILNFTAWLPVPLMALVLFMVIGSQMNRVVKEFNVIIAVIPIYILFHIVSPLISRIISSVFSLGPSDGRALIFSGGTRNSLVVLPLALTLPREMATIAASVVVTQTIIELIAELLYIYIVPNIIYRDV; this is encoded by the coding sequence GTGTTTTCAAGGGAAAGTTTAGAAAAGAACCAAATCGGCGTATATGCAGTGGCATTAATTGTTGGAGGAACCGTGGGATTGTTAAGTCCGCGAATAGGTAGCTTCCTGGAACCCTTGGTTTCATTTATAATTGCGGTTCTCTTATTCAGTATGTTTTGTCAAATTCCTTTTTTGAAATTAAGGGAAGCACTTTCTAATAGACGCTTTATAGGAGCTTTACTGCTTGTGAATTTTATCTTAGTTCCTTTGCTTGTATTCGCATTAACTAAGCTTTTTCCTCAGCCTAGCCCAGTCCTGATCGGGGTTTTCTTGGTACTTCTAACTCCATGTATAGATTATGTCATTGTTTTTACTCAATTGGGCAAAGGGAATGAAAAGTTAATTCTAGCGTCTACTCCAGTTCTTTTTGTAGTCCAAATGATTATGCTGCCTTTTTACCTTTGGCTGTTTATTGGTGCTGAGGCATCTGAAATTGTAAGAATTGGTCCATTCGTTGAAGCTTTTGTTTACTTAATTATTGTCCCTTTGTTTTTTGCATTGGCTATCCAATTTCTAGCAAGGAAAAACGCTAGCGGTGTTAATATACTGAACTTCACAGCATGGCTACCTGTCCCACTTATGGCACTTGTGCTTTTCATGGTGATCGGCTCTCAAATGAATAGAGTTGTGAAGGAATTCAATGTAATTATTGCTGTGATACCGATCTATATATTATTCCATATAGTCTCACCATTAATTTCACGAATTATCTCATCTGTTTTTAGCCTAGGTCCGTCAGATGGTAGGGCACTTATTTTTAGTGGAGGAACTCGCAATTCGCTTGTTGTACTTCCTTTGGCCCTTACCTTACCAAGGGAGATGGCCACAATAGCAGCGTCTGTGGTAGTAACTCAAACAATTATTGAACTGATCGCAGAGCTTTTATATATTTATATCGTGCCTAATATTATCTACCGAGACGTATAA
- a CDS encoding CueP family metal-binding protein: MRKQWFFICAASIIALSGCGSQQSENKGIIKSESVNIKQLVSNYSTGNIEDPSASINSTQLIVTKQDNSQLTYALPKDEFFVSIAPYIEQTHPCATHSLTRCRGELMNEEFEVYIEDREGNMIRDEKLTSNSHGFIDLWLPRDNEFSISITQNGKTVKSNFSTFESDDTCITTMQLA, from the coding sequence ATGAGAAAACAATGGTTCTTTATTTGTGCTGCTTCAATTATCGCCTTAAGTGGATGTGGAAGCCAACAGTCAGAAAACAAAGGGATTATAAAAAGTGAATCAGTGAATATAAAACAATTAGTTAGTAATTATAGTACCGGTAATATAGAAGACCCATCCGCCTCAATTAATTCAACACAACTAATCGTTACTAAGCAGGATAATAGTCAGTTGACTTATGCATTGCCGAAAGACGAGTTCTTTGTTTCAATTGCACCATACATTGAACAAACACATCCTTGTGCCACCCATAGCTTGACTCGTTGCCGAGGTGAACTGATGAATGAAGAGTTTGAGGTATACATCGAAGATCGCGAAGGAAACATGATACGCGATGAAAAATTAACGTCAAATTCCCATGGTTTTATTGATTTATGGCTTCCGAGAGATAATGAATTTAGTATCTCCATTACCCAAAATGGGAAAACCGTGAAATCCAATTTTTCAACTTTTGAAAGTGACGATACATGCATCACGACCATGCAATTGGCATAA
- a CDS encoding GDSL-type esterase/lipase family protein yields the protein MVKRWVSIVLSTVILSTLVACGAADDKGNTQLAATQVPVGTVQELFGSSLFVGDSIIGGLTNDDLLPEANVMGGLGATVQTTLDNVEEIVSRGPSHVFLSMGQNDLGEPLEEAKNTFEQEYTMLVDCIKELLPAARVYVLSITPIEEASPVSALMNPQIETFNEVLQKMAKEKGVEYIDLAPIFRQHKIQYDEDGSHFTNAFYPILLDYLKEWTDMANQSRGPAVTDPNEAYKAAFSDSVFLGDSLLGALSYLNKLDQANVIAPRGATLDFTLPNVEKLASLVPEHVFILLGSNDIRLSDKQEFVERYRQLIDSIRNKLPKAKLHILSIPPVAEEALKQEPRYADITDFNQALEQLTDEVKVDFVDLSPIFATNKIHYAADGVHFKPDFYPPFLDYLKELVK from the coding sequence ATGGTAAAACGATGGGTGAGTATTGTTCTGTCAACGGTGATACTATCGACCCTAGTCGCCTGTGGTGCAGCCGACGACAAAGGTAATACTCAGCTCGCGGCGACGCAGGTACCTGTGGGCACCGTTCAAGAATTGTTCGGCAGCAGCTTGTTCGTAGGCGACTCTATTATCGGAGGACTGACGAACGATGACTTGCTGCCTGAAGCGAACGTTATGGGGGGATTGGGTGCAACGGTCCAAACTACACTGGACAACGTCGAAGAGATCGTGAGCCGTGGGCCGTCGCATGTGTTCCTGTCCATGGGGCAGAATGATCTGGGGGAACCGCTGGAGGAAGCGAAGAATACGTTCGAACAGGAATACACCATGCTGGTCGATTGTATAAAGGAACTGCTGCCGGCGGCACGCGTCTATGTACTATCGATTACACCGATAGAAGAAGCATCGCCGGTTAGTGCGCTCATGAATCCGCAGATTGAGACATTCAACGAAGTCCTGCAGAAGATGGCGAAGGAGAAGGGAGTAGAATACATAGACCTTGCTCCTATTTTCCGGCAGCACAAGATTCAATACGATGAAGACGGCTCTCATTTCACGAACGCGTTCTACCCAATCCTGCTGGACTATTTGAAGGAGTGGACGGATATGGCCAACCAGTCACGTGGTCCGGCGGTCACCGATCCGAACGAAGCCTACAAAGCAGCGTTCAGTGACAGTGTTTTTCTGGGAGATTCCCTCCTTGGGGCCTTGTCCTATCTGAACAAACTGGATCAAGCAAATGTCATTGCCCCGAGAGGCGCAACGCTCGATTTCACCCTCCCAAACGTCGAGAAACTTGCCAGTCTGGTGCCTGAGCATGTGTTCATTCTGCTCGGCAGTAATGATATTCGGTTGTCAGACAAGCAGGAATTCGTCGAGCGTTATCGCCAGCTAATCGACAGTATTCGGAACAAACTGCCAAAGGCCAAGCTCCACATCCTTTCGATCCCGCCAGTCGCTGAGGAAGCCCTCAAGCAAGAGCCACGATATGCGGACATTACGGACTTCAACCAAGCGCTTGAACAATTGACCGATGAAGTCAAAGTGGATTTTGTGGACTTGTCACCCATCTTCGCCACCAACAAAATCCATTACGCAGCCGACGGCGTGCACTTCAAGCCGGATTTCTATCCGCCTTTCCTGGACTACTTGAAGGAGCTTGTAAAGTAG
- a CDS encoding pentapeptide repeat-containing protein, which produces MYEKLNNYLNGVFAPYDGLKSVEELKSDLLSDLQERFSELKAEGKDDETAFEMTLDSIGDIEETVLEVANLSRSLERQVQINLRAISLQESDFTGAVLHKGEFKVTDLHGANFAGADLTGTSFATSNAQKANFDDANLTDCNFSITDLTDASFRKSVLVRTNMITSSLKGAKFNDVRLTDVKLTKTDLREATFENCIFSGVDFKSSDLRGIRFDGQTFIGVKFDKSALNDVSFRGATLKNVSFRLPFSMTNKSYLTFKTVCFDGATMDKLTYAALKGLWVVDLSKVTVI; this is translated from the coding sequence ATGTATGAGAAATTGAATAACTATTTAAACGGTGTTTTTGCACCCTACGATGGATTAAAAAGCGTGGAAGAACTAAAGTCTGACTTGCTCTCCGATTTGCAGGAGCGGTTCAGTGAACTTAAAGCCGAGGGTAAGGATGATGAAACCGCTTTTGAGATGACTCTTGATAGCATCGGCGACATTGAGGAAACCGTACTGGAGGTTGCAAATCTGTCCCGTTCGCTGGAACGGCAGGTGCAGATTAACCTCCGAGCGATCAGTTTGCAAGAGAGCGACTTCACGGGCGCTGTTTTACACAAAGGCGAATTCAAAGTGACCGATTTGCACGGAGCCAACTTTGCCGGTGCCGACTTGACCGGTACTTCGTTCGCAACCAGCAATGCACAAAAAGCCAATTTTGACGATGCAAATCTGACAGACTGCAACTTCTCCATTACTGACCTTACGGATGCGAGCTTCCGCAAATCCGTCCTTGTACGCACCAACATGATCACCTCGAGCCTGAAAGGCGCGAAGTTCAATGATGTAAGGCTGACCGATGTCAAGCTGACCAAGACGGACCTAAGGGAAGCAACTTTTGAGAATTGTATATTTAGTGGCGTTGATTTCAAATCTTCCGATTTACGAGGGATTCGTTTTGACGGGCAGACCTTCATCGGCGTCAAGTTTGACAAGTCTGCACTGAACGACGTTTCGTTTCGAGGAGCGACACTCAAGAACGTGTCATTCCGTCTACCTTTCTCCATGACAAATAAGTCTTATCTTACTTTCAAAACCGTTTGCTTTGACGGTGCGACGATGGATAAGCTGACCTATGCTGCGCTCAAAGGCTTATGGGTCGTCGATTTGTCCAAAGTCACGGTCATATAA
- a CDS encoding PadR family transcriptional regulator, which produces MSDNKITSDLLRGHTDTMILRLLSEADRYGYEIVKLIAQRSDGEYELKEATMYSSVRRLEADGDIEWYWGDESQGGRRKYFRITEKGKATYARNKSNWEYAKRVLENLL; this is translated from the coding sequence ATGAGCGATAACAAAATCACATCAGACCTGCTACGCGGCCATACCGACACGATGATTTTACGACTCCTATCCGAAGCTGACCGCTACGGCTATGAGATTGTCAAGCTGATTGCCCAGCGCTCTGACGGCGAGTATGAATTAAAGGAAGCCACGATGTACTCCAGCGTGCGGCGACTTGAGGCTGACGGTGATATCGAGTGGTATTGGGGAGATGAATCTCAGGGCGGACGTCGTAAATATTTTAGGATTACCGAGAAGGGCAAGGCGACTTACGCCCGCAACAAAAGCAATTGGGAGTATGCAAAGCGCGTGCTTGAAAACTTATTATAG